The window AATTACAGtgtttttccttaattagataacTAGACATCGCCGCGCGTTGCAGGGGATTGTTActcatgaaaaataattttttgaaaatattaattattttatcattgTAGAATTAagtttttgataattttcaagttgacgattaaatgaaatgatttattttaacCGAAATTAAGGTAATtactatataaatttatcCCATAATATTATGCGATtcacttaatatttttattactccattttgttttgaaacatgcatttatatttttaagtgTAAATTATTCTACAACAattctgtttttcatcaaatcAATATTGCTTGTCTAGGAAAAAACTTATGGATTGTGTacaaaattaatcattttaaaattttattattattttattttttgcaaatATGGTTTTACATGTAATTTATGGCCCATAAAACATATAAGTTTTTCAAATGATTTATAACAAAGTAAAAGatgtcaaattttaaaaattgaaataccTTCTACAATTTCGATTTGTAAGGGGAGCTTTGTTTCTTTTAAGGCGTGACCTTTCTTTTTGGTTCAATCAAAGATGGAAATGGCAATTTGAgcaattattattgatttttttttttagttttgatTTGCAAGAGAAGTGATGGTTCTTTTAAGAAGCAGCCCTTTTTCCTTGTCTCGGTCATAAATGGAAATAGGAGTTTGGgcaattattattgattttattatttaatttcaatttgtaaGAGAATTAAGAGGCAactcctttttaaaaaaataaaataaaagatagaACATGGGAGTTTGGACAATTATTactgaattattttttattttattgttggTCAAGTTATCTCTATAGGTAAATGAAAAGTGGCACAATAATAAGCTGAGAGTTTGACCTTGGAACGACCTCGATAATCCTCTCTCTCCACTTGGAGCAACCTCGTTAATCCTCTCTTCTCGTttcacaattatatattatatataagattaatattataaaattactgcaatcagaaaaaaataacctaagaaaagaaaaagaaaagtaatttGACCAAAAGTATATCAAAcatttttctgaaaatcaaACTATGATAGGCATTATTTCTGACATGTCAAAGTTCAGAGGCCGGTGCAGATGCGATCTCCTTACATTACGTTTCGTTTGCTTGAAAAGTTCTCGAGTGATCTGACTTGTCACATGGCGTGAGGAAACACCAGATAGAATAGAACTTGAAATTCTAGTTATAGTTGGTTTGTTTAACTAGAGGAATAGGAAGATTGAGAATTGCAACTTTCTATTATACGCAAATAATATtcatgaaaatgaaaagacaGAAATGCCcctaattaataaatataaataaaataatagaaaatatatagttagaaaattagagaaaaatgaCATTGTTCATCTTTTTGCATGTGAACATCTACGAGGAGCCCATGACTCTCGAGCTACCTAGGGCTCGTGAGCCCCATGAGTGGGTTTGTGAACCCACCCAAAGTGTCACTAGCCATACCAATTTGGGGCGGACAATTACTCTCATGAAGATTGATCTAGAAGATCGATGGCTCCCAACACTTGGGTCGGATTCGCAAGCCCAAAGCGAACCCCAGGTGGGGCTCTCGAGCCCGGGGTGGTTTGGGAGCCATGGACCGAGAGGCTTGCAAGCATCATTAGTTCATAGATTCTAGACCCATTGAGCCTAGATCACGGCCATTGAGGCCAAATTTGGCCTTGTCTAAGTCAAATTTGGCTGCGCGACCTTAAGACTATCCGGAAGTGGTCTTTGCCACCGTAAGAGGTGGAGTTTAATTAGCTGGTGGCAACCGCGGGCAGGCGGCTGAGGAGCGGCGGTGGCGAAGcagttgaatttgaaaattgaagatTAGTTGAGGGTATGATAGTAATTTTACATGTAATTCTTCATTGCCAGTTCCTATGGAGGAGGGCGGCGTGGAGCATTGCCATTCTCCATGTCAATATGTGGAGAATGCGAGGCCCAATAGCTATTGACTGgatttcaaattcttgctagtCAAACGTACccttattcttaattttatgtGATAATTGCCTAAAAAGGCCCTTAATAAGTTGGCTGTGAAGAGGTGgaattcttttttcaattacaaggAGGTTGAAAATCTAGTATAATGAAAACGATATTTTAAATAACTATTAAAGGGGTACCGGAAGTCTCACTATCGATCCTGCGACCTTTACACCTCTTTTGATAGCAGTGAAAGAATTCCTTATTCAAGTGAGAGAGCTCCGTATTGTTCAAGGAGCTGCAAGGTTTTCCTTCGTCAACCTAACGAACTTCTGATAGATGGTACATCAGGTCGTCGGCTTCTGATCACTATGTTGTACTCTAACCATTTCCTTAATCGAAACTTCCGATGAGTCCTAAAAGCAGATCATCGGCGTTAGATTCGGCAGCTATGTACACCTTCAGTCCAGGCCGCCATGGTGATACTGAAGCCAAAATGGGGGAGGCCCAGCGGACGGTTTCCCTATTAGATAGTCAAGTCATCGATCGGCAGATGCATGCGTACCATTCTCGAGATGTCAAGACTCCAAAGTTGGATTTTGCTTTCCTAAAATTTCGTTCCATGGTTACGAAATGTTGGACACTGTCATTCAATATGAATATAATGAgcacgaaaaaaaaatattctaaatGTAACTCTTGTTCTTGCTTGGGCGTTGGGCGTAAGGAAGGCGGTTCTCGAGGTTGACTCCGAGGTAGTCACGCGTCCTCTCCGTTCGAACAGAAGCTAGGTGGGTAGCAAATGATGCATTAGTCAGGGACAtatgcaaaatataaataattgaaatatagTTTAAATCTGCTCATGTGATCCTTATTGTTTTGATCACATTGTAATAAAAATCATCAACTACATAGAAATTACATGGCTACCTATAACCTTTATGGATTgacaatttaatattaatttcatttattatcagaataataaattaaagcaacatTGGTTCTGCACATAGTGCGAGTAATCTTCTAACTATATTTTAAGGCCACTGACAGCGATAAGGATCACATGAGAAGATTTAATTGTCCATGTGATTATGAGAAATCACCACAGTAAAATAAATGACCTCACAATTCACTAACAagctattatattatatattttactgtCATAATCTCGTTCATATTTTatctattataatttaataattttttttggtttgcGTGTCCCGAGCTACTTATGGACGTGACGGTAATTAATCAAAacctaatacaataaaataaagacTTGCTTGTCCTGATCATAATTATGGTCACCGATGATTATGGTTATGTTTACGGGATAACATTTTAAAGGCACAGTTGGCAACACATCTACATTGTCTGGAAAATCATtttccaaataaaatataaaatcagaaataaaaaaaattatgtcatGAACTCTTCTAAGATCGACAACGCATTTTCCAACTTTCACATTTATCAACTGCGCTGAAAAACTATtaaaaaaagtgaagaaagaTCCCTCACctcaaaagaaagaaatatatattattgtcgaatgaaccaaaaaaattatcaatcaatcaatcatcaACAAATAAGCTAAAAGGGAGCCGTTGAAGAACTTGGTGGCCATTGGTTAAGATTTGGAATCCGGCGGAAATTTAGGCACGTCGCATCCGATGTGGGAGAGGGCAATAATACTGGCACCCATGAACCAAGAAAAAATGATAACGCATcgtaaatattaatttatgcCTTTGACAAACTCGGAGCAAGATAAACTTTCAATAttgtataaattaatatttatttctcgTATAACATAattgcttttttttcttttacagaatcctcttttttttagtcttatttaggattttattttaaacgTAATAACTGCATAGAAATAAGAGAATTGGTTAAGGAGGGCAACGGTAGGTTCTATatgcaattatttttttttcctaacagAAGCAACATGCGAGGAACTTTTCAAACCTTTGACATATTAATtgatatttatgaaaattgcTTCTATTGAACATGTATTTGGCACATCAATCAATCactgattttaattttagcaGTATTAAAATTAGTATATTTGAAACACTAATTATTCGAACacttgtaattattttttagcaattttttttgcaaGACTTTTCAGACCACAAATTTGTGTTACCATCCCCACtcttatttcattgtattattttattttattttttactaggTTGTGCCCTTCTACAGGCATGGATTCAAAAAATGACTTGAATAACTCgacaatttattaataatttgtatgTTTATGTTAtcacttaataaaataattgttgaATGAGTTTAACTACTTGTTAAAAAGATATGTTAATGGTTACATCTAATGTGGAAAAAAGAGGaagttataattaatttattaaaatgtaaataattaattaaatactaatatttttttgggcgaacaatcaaatataattatttagaacccttattaaaaatatatatttaatttaatcaataaaatatcgaaagtgagtttatttttaattgattgattattttttaaatgagtAACTTATGAACTTTTACTAGGTGCAAGCCTACGCTTTGcgtgaatatataaaaattaataaaatttagttTTCTCGAGGTTTATGAAGCTATATTAATTTAtgcagaaattttttttaatttgtttttaataatttatttggctagataaaatttttatttttaataaaatattaatattttcttgatatcTTACACATATAATAGTAGAAAGCATCTTCTTGATATTCTACATTATACATAAAACGTAGAAAAATGTCAAGAGACTTtaatagaaatgaaaaaagacaTGGACCTTCCATGAAGAAATAAATTCTTTGACCAGTCGAAAAGACAATCAATTACAAGCTAAgagtttttaaaaaagttaatCGTGGCACATCTCGTATCATTCCTcgatttttataaattataattgattttattaaatttcaagaaattaaaatgagGGGTATCTCTTATTATAGTATAGATAGAAGTATAGACGAGAGATCGCAACTCAATACTTGCTTATGGTGTAATTCTTAAATTTTGGATGGATAATCACCAAAATGTTACCTGCTTTTCATATATAGTTTATATCCATCCTTTTCTTTCGACAAAATCTTTTTCTTAGTCATCTGAGACACTCTGCTGCAGTCGTGAATACCTacctaaaataatataaaataacatGCATGAATATTATAACAACgaatattatatacatttatatatgttgACCTCCGTAGATGCCGGCCATCTAtgttgtttatttattttggttaTATTGCCACcccctctccttttttctaaaaaaatttggagCCCATGTGGATGTTATATATTTGATCGAATTAATGAATTTAGTTAATCGCGGGCACgcagaaaaatcaaataaatgaatttaGTTATATGAACTGATCAGCTCGGTGCAGTCGCCTAATTAACTAATTCCATCCTGAAAATCGAGGGTTCCCAAACCACCCCCACCCACCACCCCCTCCGGCCCCAACCTTCCTAACCCGAAAAATCTTATCTGAACTCTCTTTTCGTAATGATATGTCGAAAAAGTAACAACTTCTATAATGAAGTAAAAATCATGACCACAAGTCGCATGTTTGACGGACCGCCTGTTTAAATGCCGATTTTGACCTGATTATGAGGTGTTTCAGGGAGTTTTGATAATGTACACTTTAGATAAAGTCCATCTGTAGAACCGTTGAACcatattttgtaatttcatCCGCTATAGTTTAATTAATTGGTACGTATTCACATATAATATTAACGATATTTTCACATTCTCCATCTGCTGGCCCACTCTTTCACgggaaagaagaaaacataTCTGCTTGTTGCTAAACCCTCGGAATTAATGCAATCCATCGTGCCTTGCATACCTCAAGAGCGATTCTTAAttactaattatataaatgataTACTTTAGCTTGGACAATTCAGCACTAATCATGCATGCTAAGCGCAGAGAACGATTAGTCTTATAATTGAGTTGATGAGCCGACacctaatataaaaaatttacgcTAATAGGTGGCTCGGATGCGTTTATCATTATATCTGCCCCTTATATGGCAGCGGAGGTTCTTTCACAGACGTCCTTCCGTATCACCTACCCTTAGACACACTTGTCTTCAGTGATGGTTAGCATATGATTAATTACAACTTATATGTATATTGCACGCTTATTAATTTTTCGAGATTATTGACCCACGGGATGAGCGCTGCTTGTTCCTTTCGTGGACTGGGCATTTATTACATGactatatatagtatataatatattgctTTTGCAATCCCTTTCTTTGCAACAATTTCAATGTATTGGAAAAGGGGATTGCATCGCTTTCAATTCGAAATTAAGAGTTGTCGAGTTAGATTCCTACCAACAGAACTCCCAATTAATACTCCCTAAAACTCTAAAACCTTAAAAATTGGCAATATCATCTATTGTAGCTACCCTGCTGATTTGTTCTCTAGTTTTCAGAATCGGGCGTATATGGGTTTCCCTTGGGTGGCTGCCAGGACAAAATAACATTGCGTCGCGTATATATTGTCCATCTCTAGGAGGGAAAATTTTTCCATCCTTTCCAGAGAATAGTTCCGGACTTCTGTGATTGTTAGATCAAACCATTTGTCTTAACTTGAATACcttaaacaaaattaaaaatactaaaaaaaatcGATCTAACAGTTGAAAAATATGTAGCAGCAACACATGAAATATAGAGAATTAATTCTACCAGAGGTCCAAAAACACACATGGTACCATCATCACTTCTCACGCGAAAACATATCATTTAAGGTATCATATCATGATGAAGATCAAATGATCAGATCATGCATGGTGGGAATTGCTGGATTTATTGTTGTAGCTACCGTGTACTTTTGATACCCCCTCAAAGTTCGATTAAGAGCTCCTCCAAGCATATTTTTTACCAACTTCCCCTCACCTTCTCTAAGCCACCAAAGCGATTGGAAACTGGCATGCTGCAGCGATCAGAAGAGACGGCTGGAAGTAGGCAAGCAAGGTCAGGGCAGGTCGCCCTAAGTGACTTTCACAAGCAGTGTGCACAGCACGCTCAATGTCGATCTATATGGCGTTGGGTTCAGATGACACAAGGATTCGAGATATTATACTAAGAAGGAAACGGGAGGCTAGTGAAAATCCAAAAGATCGGAGGGAAGGGCCATCCATTCCTAAGTCACATGGGCTTGAAGGAGAAACCTCCGACGACCAATCCCCTCTTCCAGATATCGCTGTGATTATGGACGCAAAACTTCACTTCCCCTTCCTCCGTGTCATCCTTCCTCTCAAACTCACATAAGGAAATATCCTGCCATTTTCCCTCCTTTTCCTCATCCGTATTGAACTGTACCTTGCCATCCAAGGGGATCAGCTTTACCTTTGCATCTGGGACTGGGAGCGCGACTTCAAACTTCAGGTCATTGCATCCCGTGTTGTCCTTTAATAACTTAGCATGAAGTTGAATTTCATACTTTGTGTTTCTTGATAGGGTCTCCCATCTGAGCTTCCCCGAAATGTCCAACCAGCGTATGTTTCGCAGTTCTGCTACTTGAACTTCAACGCTAAGATCCCTAAATCTCAAATAATCATTGATTAAGTTAAACACAGTGACAAATAATAACACAGACCGTACTCATCCCAGAGATATCAATCTATATATCCTTCTATATGGatttattaattcatattaattaatgtcgattttgttctcttttatcaaattttcctTGTCCAACTGCTGTTAACTTGCCATTTCACTCATAGAATTAAATCTCTAAAGAAATTTAAGTAAAACCATAGAGGACTCGATcgacataatatataaaagtaccTGGACAAATCTGATACGGTTGTTCTGTGCCAGTACAAGGGATCTTCAATCCAAGCTATTGTGAGACCTTCTTGCAACACCATGAAGTAGTTTTTGGTCAAATTGATAAGCTTAAAGATCTgcaacaagaaaaaaaaatgccaaatCGAAATGAAAAGCTGAGAAGGGGAAAATATACGTGGCTGTGTGcatattttttcggttacCTATGGATGtctgcattttatttttaaagtgCAGCtaccataatatatatatgaatatgtaCATGTACGTATATCTTAGGATATGAACTGAAGAATATACAAAAGACGGGACCTCATAGCCCTGCTCGTATGAGGAACTATGGAGAGGCAAATATAACTTGCAAGAAGCATTTTGAACTGATACTTATGTGGATTAACATAATCTGGGTAAGAACAAGATCCACGAAAACTAATATTGTGCTTGCCTGAGTCTTTTTGTGCAACATCACGATCAACCCTTTCTCAAGATCTTTCTTTACCAGGTCCTTTGGCCTGTCTGCGCCTTCCACAATAGAGTCCACTTCCCATCGTTGACAGGAGCTGCTACTACTCGATATTGGAAGTATaaccgggggggggggggggggggaggaaaCACGAAACTATCAGTCTGTTGATCTGATGATGAATGAAAAAGTGATTTCTGGCCATAGTGATTCGTGTCCAGAATCACGTCCCATCGAAAAGCTAGCTAGCTGCTAGAACTTAACTCCCTTAGAGGAACAACCAAGGAAAATCCTACTGTCCACATGTTGAACGGTGTTCAAATTGAACTTCACATAACCCGGTCAACTATGATATATCTTCTTTACATGATCATATATAGTAGTCTAGTCCTCCAAAGCCAAAAGTCACGTTCTATAAATTTTTCCTTCACTAGAAAGCTCATTAATTCTTGCTTCTTATTTGGCCGGGCTAACATCCATTGCCGAAGAAGAAAACTGGTGGCCGGTGAGGCTACTGATGAAGCTTTAtcaacaatatatatgtttcttaCCTGGGGCTAGGGGCTGGCGAAGCTGCTGCTGAAGCCATTGACGGGGGCTGGCTGCCACGGCACTATCAGTCGAGGTTGTGGGCGAAGAAGAAACTTCTGTGGGAATGGCCGGCCGGTACCAAAAGATAAAGGACCGGATATACGAAgaaagctctttttttttttaattaaaaaaaaaaagtagccAGACTGTTTGGACTTGGCTGTGTTGGACAGTCGCGAAACGCACACAGATTGGTTTTGGGATTTCTGAAAATCAAACCACCTCAACAGTTCACTAACAAGctattatattatacatttTTTGTCATAATCACATTATCATTCAAATTTAGTATaacttaatattttattattattataggtTTGCGTGTCCTGAGCTACTTATTGACGTGCTGGTGATTAATCAAAgcctaataataaattataatacagATTTGCGTGTCCTTGATCTCATCAACAATCAATAATCAATAATAAATCAACTAAAAGGGAGCCGTCCAAAAATTTGGTGGCAATTGGCTGGTTGAGCTTTGGATTCTGCGAGAAAATTTGGCGCGTCGAATCCAATGCGGGGGAGGGCAATACTAACAGGCGCCCATGACCAGAAAAATGACAAACGCATTATCATTACTAAAATGATGCCCCACACTTCAACGCTTGTCagcaaattacataaaaaaaaaaaaacttacttGTCACGACTCGAAATTTCAGTTGAATTTCTCATATATTTTCtcgatatccattatcacataactattcatataaacTAACTTTCCATAAACttccaaaaatataaaatccaTCCAACAAGCTCTAATATGAATATACAACTCAAAAGagagtaattttcttttctcaaccATATTACTAAactaaacaaaacaaaaatttcaaatcgtaatatatttaaatacattctatacaaaaataatatttatccAATAACTAAGATTCCTACCTAGTTCTCTGAGCTAATCCTCAATGTCTAAAAAAGTTCTCCTATGctgctagtctagctcctaactcatctgaaaaatatatgcagagtatgagctgcatctcagtgagtactcaattccaaaataaaatgaattattattaattaaatatttaattgcaaacaaccaaatattcaaataaataataaaatcacatTCAATGCAACTATCAACTCACCGCAcacatatgatatatatatatatatatataaactatattAATAATTCTATCCAATATAGTAACTAAATTAAGTCCTACTAACGAATACACATAACTCTTCCAACCATTTCTCTAATATCCAATATCACATAGACGtcaaatattcatcatttAGCATTCCATAGCAAATTACTACACAATCACTTGACAGATCAACTCTAGCATCCCAACCGCATTCAGGTATAAGAACATAATTCGACAaactcaacaatcatcacaccCATCTAATCAATCTGAACAGACAATGCACAACACTAGTCAaacaatatagccataggttGCATTTCCTTGCAACAGAGTTGTGACattaccgtgaccccgcatatCATTactcatatcatcctcaattCCTAATactcatatctcataagcgggggtcgcctattaacctctgacggtaagagttgacatcaatttatattccgtCGGGTCAAGCGGCCGATCGGGCCCATTTTTCTATttcgccgggtccagcgaccGATCAgacccctatttatattctacCGGGTCCAGCAGCCGATTTGGcccatatttatattccgccgggtccagcggccaatCAGAGCCTTATtcctattccgccgggtttagcggccgatcaggcccattttatattccgccaggtccagcggccgatcatgtccatatttatattccgccgggttcagTGGCCATTCAGGtctctatttatattccgccgggtccagcggccgatctgggccattttatattccgccggatCCAACGGTCCTATGactatagtcaaacaacaatcacaagcataaTCAACTGCAACCATGCCATCTCACCTCATATACCATCATACACAACCACAATCATACTGCATATC of the Punica granatum isolate Tunisia-2019 chromosome 6, ASM765513v2, whole genome shotgun sequence genome contains:
- the LOC116212543 gene encoding protein PHLOEM PROTEIN 2-LIKE A1-like isoform X1 — encoded protein: MASAAASPAPSPSSSSCQRWEVDSIVEGADRPKDLVKKDLEKGLIVMLHKKTQIFKLINLTKNYFMVLQEGLTIAWIEDPLYWHRTTVSDLSRDLSVEVQVAELRNIRWLDISGKLRWETLSRNTKYEIQLHAKLLKDNTGCNDLKFEVALPVPDAKVKLIPLDGKVQFNTDEEKEGKWQDISLCEFERKDDTEEGEVKFCVHNHSDIWKRGLVVGGFSFKPM
- the LOC116212543 gene encoding protein PHLOEM PROTEIN 2-LIKE A1-like isoform X2; protein product: MASAAASPAPSPSSSCQRWEVDSIVEGADRPKDLVKKDLEKGLIVMLHKKTQIFKLINLTKNYFMVLQEGLTIAWIEDPLYWHRTTVSDLSRDLSVEVQVAELRNIRWLDISGKLRWETLSRNTKYEIQLHAKLLKDNTGCNDLKFEVALPVPDAKVKLIPLDGKVQFNTDEEKEGKWQDISLCEFERKDDTEEGEVKFCVHNHSDIWKRGLVVGGFSFKPM
- the LOC116212543 gene encoding protein PHLOEM PROTEIN 2-LIKE A1-like isoform X3, with product MASAAASPAPSPSSCQRWEVDSIVEGADRPKDLVKKDLEKGLIVMLHKKTQIFKLINLTKNYFMVLQEGLTIAWIEDPLYWHRTTVSDLSRDLSVEVQVAELRNIRWLDISGKLRWETLSRNTKYEIQLHAKLLKDNTGCNDLKFEVALPVPDAKVKLIPLDGKVQFNTDEEKEGKWQDISLCEFERKDDTEEGEVKFCVHNHSDIWKRGLVVGGFSFKPM